A single window of Malus sylvestris chromosome 5, drMalSylv7.2, whole genome shotgun sequence DNA harbors:
- the LOC126621404 gene encoding uncharacterized protein LOC126621404 has translation MYGPSDRRFDLNLVEEVAPPSPDNIWRPSFVSPTGPLTVGDSVMKNDMTAAVVARNLLTPKDNRLLSKRSDELAVKDSLALSVQCAGSVSNMAQRLFARTRQVESLAAEVMSLKQEIRGLKHENKQLHRLAHDYATNMKRKLDQMKESDGQVLLDHQRFVGLFQRHLFPSSSGAEPRNEAPNDQPLMPPPSRVLSSTEAPNDPPPVPSLSGALPTAETSSKQPL, from the coding sequence atgtatggcccctccgaccgtcgttttgacttgaaccttgttgaagaggtagccccgccttctccagacaacatatggcgcccatccttcgtctcccctactggtcctcttaccgttggggattccgtgatgaagaatgatatgaccgctgcggtagtggccaggaaccttctcactcccaaagataacagactactttccaaacggtctgatgagttggctgttaaggattctctggctctcagtgttcagtgtgcaggttctgtgtctaatatggcccaacgcctatttgctcgaacccgccaagttgaatcattggcggctgaagtgatgagtctcaaacaggagattagagggctcaagcatgagaataaacagttgcaccggctcgcacatgactatgctacaaatatgaagaggaagcttgaccagatgaaggaatctgatggtcaggttttacttgatcatcagagatttgtgggtttgttccaaaggcatttatttccttcgtcttctggggctgaaccgcgtaatgaagctccaaacgatcaacctctgatgcctcctccttctagggttctgtcaagtactgaggctccgaatgatccccctccggtgccttctctttctggggctctaccgactgctgagacttcttctaagcaacctttgtga